CCGCTCCTCGGCCTCCTGATTGGGACCGGTCCGCAGCACGCTCACCGAGCAGTCGATGCCGCGGTTCTCGATGTCCAGCAGCAACTGCCGGGCGAGGTCGATGTCTCGTTTCATTCGTGACACTCCATTGCGGGAAAGGAAACAAGGGCGCCGGGGCAGGCCGTTCCCAACGGCCGAAGCTGCCCGAACGACAGCAAACGCTCGCCGGCGCGGTGTGAGGCGCAGTTCGATTCACTTGCGAGGGTCCATCGCCGAATTCCCTCGACCAGCGGCGAATGTGGTCCAGGGCCCCGATTCGGTCAAGACGAGTTGCTGCGTGCGAAAATTGTGAACTGCCCAGGACGCCGAGAACGCCATGGGAGAACGGAGTCAAAGGCGGCGTCTGCTAGCGTGCCGACGCCGCCTCGATTCCCGATGTCATGACGAGAATAGGCGTTGGTTCACGACTCCTCGACAGGGTGGCCGGGGTCGAACAAAGCGAGTTCCCAGTCGAGTTCCCGGCCCCGCAAACGGCATCGCTGCCCGTGGAAAAACCGCCAATTGCCGGGCGCCGTCTGGCCCACTATACTGCGGGACTGCCGACCGGGCCCCCAAGCACGCCGGTCGGCACGGTTCCTCGCCCGGGCGCCGCCGGCCTTGCCGCGCCGTCCCCCCGCGGGGCGCCAGCATGTTGAGATCTCGGGCCGTGGCGCAGTCTGGCTAGCGCGTTTGACTGGGGGTCAAAAGGTCGCAGGTTCGAATCCTGTCGGCCCGACTTGATGCAGCTTCGTGGCCGCAACTCGCCTTCTGCGGGGAGTTGCGGCCTTTTTTCGTGCACTTTGGTTCTCTCTCGTGCGATCGACCCGATGGGCGACGACCACGCTCCGATTTCCCTGCCGCTGTTGATCACCGGCGTCGCCGGCGTCGCCGGGTACAACGCGCTCGCTTATTTTGCCGCGCGCTACCCGGGGCAGGTCGTCGGCATTCGGCAGGCCGACAACTGGCGGTTGCGCGGGCCCGGGATCGTCGCCTGCGATGCCGAAGATCGACCCGGCCTGCTCCGGCTGTTCGACAAGCGGCGGTTTCGCAGCGTGCTGAACTGCGCCGGCAATTGCGCCCTGCGGGCGTGCGAACTCGACCCCCGCTTGGCTCATCGCACGAACGTCGAAGGGCTCGTGAACCTCGCCTCGATCATCGCCGAGCGCGACGTGCGATTGGTGCACCTGTCGATCGATCTGGTCTTCGCCGGGCGCGACGGGGGGGACTATCGCGAGGACGATCGCCCCGACCCCGTGACGGTGTACGGCAAGACGATGTCGGCGGCCGAACAGATCGTGGCCGATTTCCTGCCGCGGGCGTGCGTGGTGCGAATCTCGCTGCCGATGGGGGTGAGCTTCAACGGCCACGCGGGGGCGATCGATTGGATCCAGTCGCGATTCGCCAAAGGCCGGCCGGCGACGTTGTACTACGACGAGGTTCGCACGCCGACGTACACCGACTGCCTGAATCCCCTGTTCGAGCGGCTGCTGGCGAGCGATCTGGCCGGGCTCTACCACGCCGGCGGCCCACAGCGGTTGTCGCTGTACGAGATCGCGCAGATCGTCAACCGCGTCGGCGGCTACGATCCGCACCTGCTGCACGGCTGCATGAGACGCGACGCGGGACCGATCCCCCCCCGCGCGGGGAACGTGGCGCTCGACTCGTCGCGACTCGCCACGGAACTCGGCTACGATCCGTTCACCCCCTGGCCGTGCGACCCGACTCTCGTCCCCACCGGCCGCCGCTGGCACTACGAACGCTGCAGCAACTGGGGCTCCCGCGCGGAGCTGGAGCGGGTGTTGTCTCGGAACCCGCTGCGGGCATGAGCATGCAGTCCCATCGCACGAGCGCTTTGTCAGCTCGAGTCGATTGGGTTGGGGACGACGCACCCAGTTGGCTGAGAGAGCTGTTTCGCCGGCCCCTACCCAAGAGATAACCTGCGCCTTAGCGCTAGGAACAGGCCCCCCGGGCCCGACGCATGCGGTCCCACACCAACAGCGCCGCGATCGTCTTCGCGTCCTCGATCTCGCCGCGGTCGATCATCGCGAGCGCCTCGTCCCACGGGACGACGAGGTTTTCAATGTTCTCGCCCGCCTCGCGGGCCGTCGGACCGGGGGCGAGGCCCTCGGCGACGAATACGTGCATTCGTTCGCGCAAGATGCCGGGGGACATGAAGAACCCCGGCAGTTTGCGCCACGCTTGTGCGACGTAGCCGGTTTCCTCCTGCAGTTCGCGCTCGGCCGTGACGGCCGGAGGTTCGTCCGGTTCGAGAGTCCCCGCCGGCAGTTCCACAAGCGTCTTGCCGACCGCGACGCGCTCGTTGCGGATGAGACAGACTCGGTCGTCGTCGACCATCGGAACGATCGTCACCGCGCCCGGGTGGAGCACGACCTGCCGCCGGGCGGGTCCTGCGGGGGAGTCCTGTTCGAGTTCGACCACCGTGAAGCGGGAGGTCTCGAGAAGCACTTTGCCTGGCACGGTTGCTCCGTTCTGCAAGTGATGCGACCCCTCGGTTGGAAAATGGGGGGCTTCGCCGCGATCCCAGGCACGCTGCCGCGTCCTGCCGGGGTCCGGGAAAACGCCCGCGTTTTCCCGACCAAGCGGCCGAACTGTTTGCTTGAAAATAGGCCGATTGATACGATAAAGCCTGACGGTCGCTTGCGCCTATCCGGCCTCGCGGCCGGTCGATGGCCGGGTGCGGGCGGAACGCGGTCGGGCCTTTTCCCAAAGCAGTCTCAGGCATTGTCGCGCACGCTGACCCCCGCGGCGAATCATGTACGGCGCCCTCACCAGCAGTTGGAGTTTGCGGCTCGGCCGTTGGCAGGGCTGTGAAGTCCGGCTCCACATTCACTTTCCGCTGTTGGCGCTTGCGGTCATGCTGGCCGCGACGGTGAGCGGGCTGTTCACGGCCGGCGAGGGATTGGTCGCCGTCGGGGTCTGGTTGGCGAGCGTCGCCGTCCACGAGGGGGCGCGAATGGTCGCAGCCAGTCGCGTCGGCGGCCGAACTCACATGATTGTCCTGGCGCCGACCGGGGGACTGGCTCAACCTCATCTGCCGGCCGATCCGCCGGCACATCTGGTGACGGCGCTTGCCGGGCCGACCGCCTTTCTGGGAATGATCGTCGCCGCGGCGTGTGCGCTGGTGGCGCTCGGCCGGGTCGAAGTGCTGGGGCTGTTGTCGTTGTTCGCACCGGAACTCGACGGCGGCGGGTCGCGACTGGTGTTGGCGCTGCAGTTGGCGGTGTGGATCAACGCTTGGCTCTTGCTTGTGAATCTTGTGCCTGCTCCCCCCCTGGACGGCGCCGAACTGTTGCGCGGGCTGTTGTGGCCGCTGGTGGGGCGGGCGAGCGCCACCGCGGCGATGTCGCACTTCGCCCTCGGCGCCGCGGCCGGCACGGCGCTGTTGGCCGTGGTGCTGCAGCATCAGACGCTGGGCGAGGTCGTGCCGGCGTGGTTCCCGCTGAGCGTGTTGTCGGTCGTGCTGCTCTACGGCGGAAATCGACTCAGCCGGCAGCGGCGATATGACGTGGGGCTCGATATCGAGCAGTTGCAACTCGACGAATCGCTCTGGCTGCAACCCCAGCCCGAGGAGGATCGCGAGGCGGTGCTCGTCGAACACCTGCAACAGCGGCAGGAAGAGACGATCGATCGCAAACGTCGGCAGCGCGAGGACCTTGAGGACGCCCGGGTCGACGACATCCTGGCGCGGCTCACGGCGACGACGTTCGACAAGCTCTCGGAGGAAGAGCAGGCGATTTTGCGCCGAGCGAGTCGCCGCTATCGCCGGCGCCGACACGAACCGCCCCGCGAGCGGTGAATTCGCTCGTGAGCCGACTCGCGCGCAAGTTCTAACCGGAGGCCAGCGGCCTCCGGATCGTCGGCGAGCCTCGGTTCATGATGCTCCGCGCGCGAGGACCGCTTACCGCGAGAAGCCGACGCTGAAGCTGAAAACCTGCTTGTCGTCGAACGCGGCCTCGTTGACGGCCCAGGCGAAGTCGAGCGCGATCGGCGCCGGGCCCATCGCCGGGACCGTGATCCGCAGGCCCGCGCCCGGGGCGACGCGGAAGTCCTTGATCGTCACCGTCTCCTCGACCGTGCCGAAGTCGCAGAACACGACCCCGTGCAGCATGTCGTCGGCGGTGATTGGGAACAGGTACTGCACGCTGTTGAGCCACTGGAAGTCGCCGCCCACCTCGACGTTGCTGCGAATCGGCGACGCCCCGCGGAAGTCGAACCCGCGCATCGTCGCGAAACCGCCGGCGAAGAACCGCTCGAAAATCGGCGTGTGGGTTCCCGTGTAACCGACCGTCGTGCTGTAACTGAGCACCTGCCGCCCCGAGTGGTCGGGCCGTTCGGTGATCATCCAGTACTTGCGAAAATCGGCGATGACGCGCGGGTAGTCGAACGTGCCGATGACCTGCTCGCCGGTGATTTGGGCGTAGTAGCCCTGCGTCGGCAGGAACGCGTTGTCGCGGGTGTCGTTGATGACCGTGACCCCGAAGCCGTGGATGGCGTTGTCGCCCAGCACGTCGTCCAGGTCCTGCAAGGTTCCCAGCGGCACCGAGGGATCGTGGATGTTGACGTTCTCGCCGCGGTAAGTGAGCGACGCCGACAAGTCGCGCTCAACCCACTGGTATCCCAGCGAGACGCGACCCCCTAGCCGTTGCTCGTCCCAGTCGCGGTAGCGGCGATCGAAGAACGACCCGCTCAAGCCGAGGATGATCGGCCGATCGAGGAAATAGGGCTGCGTGAAGCTGATCAGGTAGCGGTTCACCTGGCTGCCGGGCGAGGCCTCGATGCGCAATCGCTGTCCGTCGCCGCGGAATGCCGTGCCGTTGCGGACGTCTTCAAAGCTGCTTGGCCAACGCCGCCAGTTAAAATTTCGTTCGTCGATGACGAAGTTGCCCACGACCCCCGCGTCCGAGTTGACCCCCACGCCCATCTGCAGGCGCCCGGTCTGCGTTTCGGTCCCTTCGATGAAGATGTCGACTGCTTGGTCGGAATAGGGTTGCCCGGCCGGGCCGTAACGCCCGTCGGGAAACAGGATGTAGCCGGGCAGCGGCCCCTGCGGCGAGAGCGGCGTCGGCGAGATCGATCCCGCGGGGGGATTGATCTGCGACGAGTATTGGGCCGGCTGCACCTGCGGGTCGTAGTAAATCGGCGCCGAGGAGGGGCCCGTCGGTTGTACGCTTTGCCCCCCGGCGACCGCGGTATAGGCGTTTTGCGGCTGTTGAGCGCCGCCGCCGAGTTGCGTGTACGCCCCTTGCGCGGCAGGGGCGGGGCTCTGCCCGCGGACTTGCTGGTAGGGATTCCCCCCGCCGGCTGTGTTTGCGACGACTGGCGCGAACGGAGCCGGGTTCGCGGCGAACTGGTTTGCCGGGGCTTGGATCGAGGGGGCCGCAGGCCATGTCGGGGCCGTCGGCGAAGTCGGGGCGGCCATCGGAGCTTGGTCGTAGAGGCCATACTGCGCCGGCGCCGCGAACTGCGAGTAGGCCCCGGGGGCGTACTGCGGCTGGGCGGGCGGGGGCGAGTCGTGCCACGCCGTCGTGTTGGTGGCCGGGGGACGGTGCGCCGGCGACTGCGCCGCAGCCGCTTGCGGAGCCTGCTGTTGCGGCTGCGGGGTCGTCGGGTGATACGCCGTTCGCGGCTGCACCCAGAACAGATCGGTCCGCGGAGCGGTGACGGGGCTCTGCCCTCGGAAGATCGGTTCGGTCGCTGTCGGCGGCAACGACGTCGGTCGCGGCTGGGGGGCCGCGGGCGATTCGTAACTCGCCGGCACGACGACGCTCGGCGACGTCGCAGGCATGTCCGATTCCGTTTCTTCGGCTTCGACCCACCGCAAATAATGCTCAAAGTCGTCGCAGAAGACGTGCATGTCGGCCCCGTCAGGCGCCGGACGAGGGACGGCGGCGGGAGCAGCGGCGTAGACCGGCGCCTGAGTCGGTGCGGTCAACTCCGCGGCGCTCGGCGGCGGCAGCACGGGCGTCGCGGGAAACGGCTCGGCCGAGGCGACGCTCTGGCCCCGCATCCCCCCGGAGTACTCCGCGGCGGCCAGGTCGTACTCTTCGGGAATCTTGTAGGTGATCTTGGGCTTCTGCCCGGTCGCGGCGTCGACGTGGTAGAGGCTGCTCGCCTGGAGTCGCCGTTCGCTCGCTTTGAGCTCGCGGATGTCCATGATCTCGCCGGGGCGCAGCGTCACGCGATTGAGCGCCGTTTGGATCCGCGTGTGAGGATTGTCTCCCCCGATGTGAACGAAGATCCGCCCCACGCGCCACTGTTTTCCTTCCTCGATGTGGTACACGAGATCGACCTGCCCCGGCTCCTCCAGGAAGATGGTCTCGGGTTTCACGTCGGCGAACACGTACCCGCGGCTGCCGTAAAGCTCCTGGAGCCAGTCGGCGGTCTCGCGCATCTTGGCTTGCTCGAACGGCTGGCCGTCCTGCACCTTGGCCTGCTCGGTCATCGCGACGCCGTCGAACTTGCTGTTGCCGTTGAACCGGACGTTGCGGACGTTGTAACGCGGCCCTTCGTTGATGACGAACGTCAACACGGCCCACTTGTTCGCTTCGTCGTACTCGATCTTCCGCCCCACGCGGGCCTGGAAGTAGCCGTACGAGCGGTAATAGGCGGTGAGCACGTCGACGTCGGCCTGGATCTTCTCCAGGTCGACGTAACCCTTGAACATCATCAGGATCGGGGGCTTGCTTTTGACCACCGCCTTGCGGAGCCGCCCGGCGCTGACGAATTCATTGCCGACGAATTCGACTTTCTGAATCTTCTGGGCGGCGCCTTCGTTGATCAGATAGACGACCCCTTTGTCCTTCACCTGGCTCCCTTCGAGCACGGTGACCTGGACGTTGTTGTAGCCCTTGCCCTGGTAGTACTCGCGGATCTTGCGGCGCCCTTCCTGCACCGACTGCGGATCGACCGACCCGCCGACCTTCAGCAGCGTTTGCTTGCCGAGCGTCTTGTCGCTGAAGCGGTTGTTGCCGATGTACTCGACATAGCGAATCGTGGGCCGCTCGGTCACCTCGAATACGACAATCCGGCCTTGGGGCGTCTTGACGCTCTTGGGCTTGACGTCGACGAACCAGCCGACGTTCGCCAGCCGCCGGACGTCGCGATTGACGACGGCAATGTCGAACGGTCGCCCGGCGCGGGTCGTGAGCTGGCCCTCGACCTTGGCCGTGGGGACCGTGTCGTTGCCGACGATTCGGACTTCGACCACCAATTCCTGCCCGGAGTAGTCCGCCTCGGGGGCGGCGACCTCCTCGATCCCCTCGCCCGCCAGGGGAGGGCGGGGGAGCGACTCTTGCGCAGCGGCCAGCCCGCAGCCGGTTAACGCCAACAGCAGCGACGCCGCCAGGCGCCAACCGTCGGGTGCATTCTGCCGAGAGACAAGCGGCTGCATGGGCACGTCGCCAGGTGGTTTCGTCAAGAAAAGTGCGAATTCCGTGGTGCGGCGCAGGCGCGCAACTGCGCCCGCCGGCCGAATGGCGGCGAAGGAATAGCCGATCGGCCCAGGACCCACAAGGCAGATTGGCGGACAGGCGCACGTCGAGAAAGCGGAGTGCGCGGGGCCGCCCGGATGCTGGCGCCGTTCAGCCGCCGGCGCCGGGGAGGCCGGCGCGAGGGTGGCGACAAGTCAGTTGAAGCCGCCGCTGTCGCCGACGAACTCGGCGTACGGTTTGTGCGAGAAGTTGCGGAAGCGAGTCAGTTCGTGAATCCACGTCAGCTTCACGTCGCCCGTGGGGCCGTTGCGCTGCTTGCGGACCAAGAGATCGGCCTCGCCGCGGACCCGCTCGCGATCTTCCTCGTTCGACTGGTAGTACTCCTCACGGTGGACGAACATCACGACGTCGGCGTCCTGCTCGATGGCGCCCGATTCGCGCAGGTGGCTGAGCTGCGGTTTGTTGTCGCGCGACGCTTCCACCTGCCGGTTGAGCTGCGCGAGGCAGAGCACAGGCACGTCGAGCTCGCGGGCCAGTCCCTTGAGCCGCCGAGCGATCTTCGACACTTGCTCCTGCC
The window above is part of the Pirellulales bacterium genome. Proteins encoded here:
- a CDS encoding sugar nucleotide-binding protein, producing MGDDHAPISLPLLITGVAGVAGYNALAYFAARYPGQVVGIRQADNWRLRGPGIVACDAEDRPGLLRLFDKRRFRSVLNCAGNCALRACELDPRLAHRTNVEGLVNLASIIAERDVRLVHLSIDLVFAGRDGGDYREDDRPDPVTVYGKTMSAAEQIVADFLPRACVVRISLPMGVSFNGHAGAIDWIQSRFAKGRPATLYYDEVRTPTYTDCLNPLFERLLASDLAGLYHAGGPQRLSLYEIAQIVNRVGGYDPHLLHGCMRRDAGPIPPRAGNVALDSSRLATELGYDPFTPWPCDPTLVPTGRRWHYERCSNWGSRAELERVLSRNPLRA
- a CDS encoding NUDIX hydrolase, with translation MPGKVLLETSRFTVVELEQDSPAGPARRQVVLHPGAVTIVPMVDDDRVCLIRNERVAVGKTLVELPAGTLEPDEPPAVTAERELQEETGYVAQAWRKLPGFFMSPGILRERMHVFVAEGLAPGPTAREAGENIENLVVPWDEALAMIDRGEIEDAKTIAALLVWDRMRRARGACS
- a CDS encoding BamA/TamA family outer membrane protein, coding for MQPLVSRQNAPDGWRLAASLLLALTGCGLAAAQESLPRPPLAGEGIEEVAAPEADYSGQELVVEVRIVGNDTVPTAKVEGQLTTRAGRPFDIAVVNRDVRRLANVGWFVDVKPKSVKTPQGRIVVFEVTERPTIRYVEYIGNNRFSDKTLGKQTLLKVGGSVDPQSVQEGRRKIREYYQGKGYNNVQVTVLEGSQVKDKGVVYLINEGAAQKIQKVEFVGNEFVSAGRLRKAVVKSKPPILMMFKGYVDLEKIQADVDVLTAYYRSYGYFQARVGRKIEYDEANKWAVLTFVINEGPRYNVRNVRFNGNSKFDGVAMTEQAKVQDGQPFEQAKMRETADWLQELYGSRGYVFADVKPETIFLEEPGQVDLVYHIEEGKQWRVGRIFVHIGGDNPHTRIQTALNRVTLRPGEIMDIRELKASERRLQASSLYHVDAATGQKPKITYKIPEEYDLAAAEYSGGMRGQSVASAEPFPATPVLPPPSAAELTAPTQAPVYAAAPAAVPRPAPDGADMHVFCDDFEHYLRWVEAEETESDMPATSPSVVVPASYESPAAPQPRPTSLPPTATEPIFRGQSPVTAPRTDLFWVQPRTAYHPTTPQPQQQAPQAAAAQSPAHRPPATNTTAWHDSPPPAQPQYAPGAYSQFAAPAQYGLYDQAPMAAPTSPTAPTWPAAPSIQAPANQFAANPAPFAPVVANTAGGGNPYQQVRGQSPAPAAQGAYTQLGGGAQQPQNAYTAVAGGQSVQPTGPSSAPIYYDPQVQPAQYSSQINPPAGSISPTPLSPQGPLPGYILFPDGRYGPAGQPYSDQAVDIFIEGTETQTGRLQMGVGVNSDAGVVGNFVIDERNFNWRRWPSSFEDVRNGTAFRGDGQRLRIEASPGSQVNRYLISFTQPYFLDRPIILGLSGSFFDRRYRDWDEQRLGGRVSLGYQWVERDLSASLTYRGENVNIHDPSVPLGTLQDLDDVLGDNAIHGFGVTVINDTRDNAFLPTQGYYAQITGEQVIGTFDYPRVIADFRKYWMITERPDHSGRQVLSYSTTVGYTGTHTPIFERFFAGGFATMRGFDFRGASPIRSNVEVGGDFQWLNSVQYLFPITADDMLHGVVFCDFGTVEETVTIKDFRVAPGAGLRITVPAMGPAPIALDFAWAVNEAAFDDKQVFSFSVGFSR